Proteins encoded together in one bacterium window:
- a CDS encoding MoxR family ATPase produces MEETNLTPRTDLSELKESIDKVRTEVKKIIIGQENIIDMMIAAILADGHVLIEGVPGIAKTLLAKIIARTISAHFSRIQFTPDLMPSDILGTSVFNMKSSEFEFNRGPIFSNIILIDEINRSPAKTQSALFEAMEERQVTVDGNTYKLDNPFTVFATQNPIEHEGTYKLPEAQLDRFIFKVEMDYPLPEQEVKILLDLHSRKNVNDLNLIQPVFTKERLRHLREQVRSAHLDEKVAGYITQIVNKTRNNSDLYLGGSPRASISIMIGAKAFAAMNGRDFVTPDDVNHVVYPALRHRIILTPEKEMEGRTPDEIIKSIIEKVEVPR; encoded by the coding sequence ATGGAAGAAACAAACTTAACTCCACGTACCGATCTCAGTGAACTAAAAGAATCCATTGACAAAGTAAGAACAGAAGTCAAAAAAATAATTATCGGGCAAGAAAATATTATAGATATGATGATCGCCGCTATTTTGGCTGATGGTCATGTACTGATAGAAGGAGTTCCTGGTATTGCTAAAACACTTCTTGCCAAAATAATTGCAAGAACTATCTCTGCTCATTTTTCCCGAATTCAATTTACACCTGATTTGATGCCATCGGACATTCTTGGTACTTCAGTGTTTAATATGAAGTCATCTGAATTTGAGTTTAACCGCGGACCAATTTTTTCTAACATTATTTTGATTGACGAAATAAATCGTTCACCGGCTAAAACGCAATCGGCCCTGTTTGAAGCGATGGAGGAACGACAAGTTACTGTTGATGGAAACACATACAAATTGGATAATCCCTTTACCGTCTTTGCAACTCAAAATCCAATTGAGCACGAAGGGACTTACAAACTACCTGAAGCTCAGCTTGACAGATTTATATTCAAAGTTGAAATGGATTATCCGCTTCCTGAACAGGAGGTTAAAATTCTGCTTGATCTTCACAGCAGGAAAAATGTAAATGATCTAAATTTAATTCAACCAGTATTTACAAAAGAACGACTTCGTCATCTCAGGGAACAAGTACGATCTGCTCATCTTGATGAAAAGGTAGCCGGTTATATAACTCAAATTGTAAATAAAACTCGAAATAACAGCGATCTTTATTTGGGAGGTTCACCAAGAGCTTCAATTTCAATAATGATTGGAGCCAAAGCTTTTGCAGCTATGAATGGAAGAGACTTTGTTACCCCAGATGATGTTAACCATGTTGTTTATCCGGCGTTGAGACATAGGATTATCCTTACTCCTGAAAAAGAAATGGAGGGAAGAACTCCCGATGAAATAATCAAATCAATAATCGAAAAGGTAGAGGTACCTAGATAG
- a CDS encoding DUF58 domain-containing protein produces MKALKSFYLSSRLFLVVSGLVILFVFSYFITPLFVISQLLFASLIFLLIADTIILFANKKGIHAFRSVPNRLSNGDDNEIKIILENNYVFKISCEIIDEIPFEFQLRSLSFNVKLEQGSEKVFTYSLRPVKRGEYNFGSTNIFASSPIGFVKRRFSFEGTKIVPVYPSYLQMKKYELMAISDRLTEAGVKRIRRIGHSMEFDHIRDYVRGDDYRTINWKATARKAQLMVNHFDDEKSQQVYSVIDIGRVMKMPFNGLSLLDYAINSSLVISSIAMLKHDKAGIITFSNKISKILPADRQARQMENILELLYNQKTDFLESDFEILSSTILTKISHRSLILLYTNFESLNALQRQLACLRRLSQTHLVIVIFFINTELFALIDKAAEDVEDIYHKTIAEKFAFEKRLIVKELARYSIQSILTTPQNLSVNTINKYLELKARGLI; encoded by the coding sequence GTGAAAGCACTCAAGTCTTTCTATCTTTCTTCAAGATTATTTCTGGTAGTTTCAGGACTGGTTATACTTTTTGTTTTTTCGTATTTCATAACTCCTTTATTTGTAATCAGCCAACTACTTTTTGCATCTCTGATTTTTCTACTTATTGCTGATACAATAATTCTCTTCGCAAATAAAAAAGGAATTCATGCTTTTAGATCAGTACCGAACCGTTTATCAAATGGTGATGATAATGAGATTAAAATTATCCTGGAAAATAATTATGTATTTAAAATCAGTTGTGAAATTATCGATGAGATACCATTTGAATTTCAGCTTCGTAGTCTTTCATTTAACGTAAAACTTGAACAAGGCTCAGAAAAAGTCTTTACTTATTCATTACGTCCTGTAAAGAGGGGCGAATATAATTTTGGTAGCACAAATATTTTTGCTTCTTCACCAATAGGATTTGTAAAGAGGAGATTCAGCTTTGAAGGAACAAAAATTGTCCCTGTTTATCCTTCCTATTTACAAATGAAGAAGTATGAATTGATGGCGATTTCTGACAGACTTACAGAAGCCGGTGTAAAAAGAATCCGTCGTATCGGTCATTCAATGGAATTTGATCATATAAGAGACTATGTCAGAGGTGATGATTACAGAACAATTAATTGGAAAGCTACTGCCAGAAAAGCACAATTAATGGTAAATCATTTTGATGATGAAAAATCGCAACAGGTTTATAGTGTTATTGACATCGGCAGAGTTATGAAAATGCCGTTCAATGGATTAAGCTTGCTTGATTATGCAATAAATTCATCGTTGGTGATTTCCAGTATAGCAATGCTAAAACATGATAAAGCGGGAATTATCACTTTCTCAAATAAAATAAGTAAAATCCTTCCTGCAGATAGACAGGCCCGCCAAATGGAAAATATTCTTGAGCTTCTTTATAATCAGAAGACTGATTTTCTTGAATCTGATTTTGAAATTCTCTCGAGCACGATACTAACAAAAATTAGCCATCGCAGCTTGATTTTGTTGTACACAAATTTTGAGAGCTTGAATGCACTTCAAAGGCAGCTTGCTTGCCTGAGGAGACTATCGCAAACGCATCTGGTAATCGTGATTTTCTTTATCAACACTGAATTATTTGCTTTGATTGATAAGGCCGCAGAGGATGTTGAGGATATTTATCACAAAACTATTGCGGAAAAATTTGCTTTCGAAAAAAGGTTAATAGTAAAGGAATTAGCCCGGTACAGTATTCAGTCTATACTTACCACACCTCAGAATCTTTCTGTAAACACAATAAATAAATATTTGGAACTAAAGGCACGTGGATTGATTTAG